One genomic segment of Pandoraea thiooxydans includes these proteins:
- a CDS encoding CBS domain-containing protein: protein MRALDVMTPNVISVKPNATIRDVANLFLEHRISGAPVIDDGGKLVGVVSEGDLIRRAEIGTDKPHRSWWLGLFSTDAQAQEYVKSHGLLVADVMTRDVISVDEQTPLGDVASLLETRGIKRVPVLRGGKVVGLVSRANLVQALASSSAPSAADEFVSDREIRERLLAELEDQPWGFAGRGVIVRDGVVHLWGVFRSQAAVDAVRVAAERIPGVKSVVDHTEQPPIPIGL from the coding sequence ATGCGTGCTCTCGATGTCATGACGCCGAACGTCATTTCAGTCAAACCCAATGCGACGATTCGCGATGTCGCCAACCTCTTTTTGGAGCACCGCATCAGCGGCGCCCCGGTTATCGACGACGGCGGCAAACTGGTCGGTGTCGTCAGCGAAGGCGATCTGATCCGGCGCGCCGAAATCGGTACGGACAAGCCGCACCGGTCCTGGTGGCTCGGATTGTTTTCGACCGATGCGCAGGCGCAGGAATACGTCAAATCGCATGGCCTCCTGGTCGCCGACGTGATGACCCGGGACGTCATCTCGGTCGACGAACAGACGCCGCTGGGCGACGTCGCGAGCCTGCTCGAGACCCGCGGCATCAAACGGGTGCCGGTGTTGCGCGGGGGCAAGGTGGTCGGATTGGTCAGCCGTGCCAATCTGGTCCAGGCGCTTGCCAGCAGCTCGGCGCCATCGGCGGCCGACGAATTCGTTTCGGACCGCGAAATACGCGAGCGGCTTCTGGCGGAGCTGGAGGATCAGCCTTGGGGCTTCGCCGGACGCGGCGTGATCGTGCGTGACGGCGTCGTACATTTGTGGGGCGTGTTCCGCTCGCAGGCCGCCGTCGACGCGGTGCGCGTGGCGGCCGAGCGCATACCCGGCGTCAAGAGCGTGGTGGATCACACCGAGCAGCCGCCGATTCCCATCGGCCTCTAG
- a CDS encoding ABC transporter permease subunit produces MQTSAVLARKPADRPVKRSWRPVLMGAPLVILLVVMLVYPVGQLLLQSIHNATGFNLGEYRRLFATPVYLDVLMITLKISLWTTFFSVLSAYPVAYLISSLRGRRKNALLFWVLLSFWTSFLVRTFAWVVLLGRNGVINDFLMAVGLIHQPLNLLYNLGAVVVGMVHALMPLAVLTMLSVMENIDGNLPRAAATLGARPGTAFWKIYFPLSMPGVAAAALMVFVTAIGFFITPALLGGRHQTMITQLIIDQVLQALNWGFAGAISVLLLVVVLIVFLVYDKLVGLSTMTGGEARARQSSLGSWPRRAGDAVLTVLAVLTDRLIDCLPRRRRRAGAAAPGQSRFNWGVVILLLLFLSAPTFLMIPLSFDGASGLTWPPHGFSLQWYHQMLRSPLWMQSIARSFIVGTCTALLSMLIGTPAAFLLARGKLRGKALMLAFVMAPIVVPRMILAVGLFYFYAHIGLVGTSLGLVLGHTVVAVPYVVITMMAVLRNYDVRLDQAAQSLGARPGATLRFVTFPILAAGLMSSFLFAFATSFDELTIALFSSGGLSTTLPKQFWDTITMEISPVIAAVSTCLFLFTAGLIWVAARLHRRGAPS; encoded by the coding sequence ATGCAGACATCCGCTGTCCTGGCGCGCAAACCGGCCGACCGGCCAGTCAAACGGTCGTGGCGACCCGTGCTCATGGGCGCGCCGCTGGTCATCCTGCTGGTGGTCATGCTGGTGTATCCGGTCGGCCAGTTGCTGCTGCAAAGCATACACAACGCCACCGGCTTCAACCTGGGCGAGTATCGCCGCCTGTTTGCCACCCCGGTCTATCTCGACGTCCTGATGATCACGTTGAAGATATCGTTGTGGACGACGTTCTTCTCGGTGCTCAGTGCCTACCCGGTGGCCTATCTGATCTCGTCGTTGCGCGGCCGGCGCAAGAACGCGCTGCTGTTCTGGGTGCTGCTGTCGTTCTGGACCAGCTTCCTGGTGCGGACCTTCGCCTGGGTCGTGCTGCTCGGGCGCAATGGCGTGATCAACGATTTCCTGATGGCCGTCGGGCTCATCCATCAGCCGCTGAATCTGCTCTATAACCTGGGCGCCGTCGTCGTCGGCATGGTCCATGCGCTCATGCCGCTGGCCGTGCTGACCATGCTGTCGGTGATGGAGAACATCGACGGCAACCTGCCGCGCGCGGCCGCCACGCTCGGTGCGCGCCCCGGCACGGCATTCTGGAAGATCTATTTCCCGCTGTCGATGCCGGGCGTGGCCGCCGCGGCGCTGATGGTGTTCGTCACCGCGATCGGCTTCTTCATCACGCCGGCGCTGCTGGGCGGGCGCCACCAGACGATGATCACGCAATTGATCATCGACCAGGTGCTGCAGGCCCTGAACTGGGGGTTCGCGGGCGCGATCTCGGTGTTGCTGCTGGTGGTCGTGCTGATCGTGTTTCTCGTCTACGACAAGCTGGTGGGGCTGTCCACCATGACCGGCGGCGAGGCCCGCGCCCGCCAGTCGTCGCTCGGCAGTTGGCCGCGCCGGGCGGGCGACGCCGTGCTGACCGTGCTGGCCGTGCTGACCGACCGGCTGATCGATTGCCTGCCCAGGCGCCGGCGCCGCGCCGGCGCGGCCGCCCCAGGGCAGTCGCGTTTCAACTGGGGCGTGGTGATCCTGCTGCTGTTGTTCCTGAGCGCGCCCACCTTCCTGATGATTCCGCTCTCGTTCGATGGCGCCTCCGGGCTCACCTGGCCGCCGCACGGCTTCTCGCTGCAGTGGTATCACCAGATGCTGCGCTCGCCGCTGTGGATGCAATCGATCGCGCGCTCGTTCATCGTCGGCACCTGCACCGCGCTGCTGTCGATGCTTATCGGCACGCCGGCGGCATTCCTGCTGGCACGCGGCAAGCTGCGCGGCAAGGCGCTCATGCTGGCGTTCGTGATGGCGCCGATCGTCGTGCCGCGCATGATCCTGGCCGTCGGGCTGTTCTATTTCTACGCGCATATCGGCCTGGTCGGCACGTCGCTGGGACTGGTGCTGGGCCACACGGTGGTCGCCGTACCCTACGTCGTCATCACCATGATGGCGGTGCTGCGCAATTACGACGTGCGCCTCGATCAGGCCGCGCAGAGCCTGGGCGCCCGCCCGGGCGCCACGCTGCGCTTCGTGACCTTCCCGATTCTGGCCGCCGGCCTGATGTCGTCGTTCCTGTTCGCCTTCGCCACGTCGTTCGACGAACTGACCATCGCGCTGTTTTCCTCGGGCGGCTTGAGCACGACCTTGCCCAAGCAGTTCTGGGACACCATCACCATGGAGATATCGCCGGTGATCGCCGCCGTCTCGACGTGCCTGTTCCTCTTTACCGCCGGCCTGATCTGGGTCGCCGCCAGGCTGCATCGCCGCGGCGCGCCGAGCTGA
- a CDS encoding IclR family transcriptional regulator has protein sequence MPKKTLPTPGESQREPREPRSSLFVGSTEKAFQVLHAFDGPSRHMTLADIARSSGLDRSATQRVVYTLENLGYLYRVPETRNYGLTPKVLQFSYNYVRANELIDKASPYLLDISRRVGETTNLQELDGNEIVFVARFPGHHLVNIDIVVGSRLPALFTASGTAILARLPQERCEEIFAQTRLEPITPYTEINPDRLRERIRKTAQTGYAIVMNETVLGDISVAAPVTDHRGIAVAAINISVPTSRWTVERVEAELAQHVQVVATSISKAKFSSYTR, from the coding sequence ATGCCAAAAAAGACGCTCCCCACCCCGGGCGAATCGCAACGCGAGCCACGCGAGCCGCGCTCGTCGCTGTTCGTCGGCTCCACCGAAAAAGCCTTTCAGGTCCTGCATGCGTTCGACGGTCCGAGCCGCCATATGACGCTGGCCGATATCGCGCGCAGTTCGGGGCTCGATCGCAGCGCGACGCAGCGGGTGGTGTACACGCTCGAGAACCTGGGCTACCTGTATCGCGTCCCGGAGACGCGCAACTACGGCCTGACGCCGAAGGTATTGCAGTTTTCCTACAATTACGTGCGCGCCAACGAGTTGATCGACAAGGCGTCGCCCTACCTGCTCGACATCAGCCGGCGGGTCGGCGAGACCACCAATCTGCAGGAACTCGACGGTAACGAGATCGTGTTCGTGGCGCGCTTTCCCGGGCACCATCTGGTCAATATCGACATCGTGGTGGGCAGCCGCCTGCCGGCGCTTTTCACCGCGTCGGGCACGGCGATCCTGGCGCGCCTGCCGCAAGAGCGGTGCGAGGAAATTTTCGCGCAGACGCGGCTCGAGCCGATCACCCCGTACACGGAAATCAATCCGGACAGGCTGCGCGAACGAATTCGCAAGACCGCGCAAACCGGTTATGCGATCGTCATGAACGAGACGGTGCTGGGGGATATTTCGGTGGCCGCGCCGGTCACCGATCACCGGGGCATCGCAGTGGCCGCCATCAATATTTCGGTGCCGACCTCGCGCTGGACGGTCGAGCGGGTCGAGGCCGAACTGGCGCAGCACGTGCAGGTCGTGGCGACCTCGATCTCGAAAGCGAAATTCAGCAGCTACACGCGATAA
- a CDS encoding Ni/Fe hydrogenase subunit alpha yields MATKRIHVDYLARVEGEGALDLRIRDGRVTSARLEIFEPPRLFEAMLRGRGYAETPDIVARICGICPVAYQMSAVHAIENAFGVRVDGQLRALRRLLYCGEWIESHALHVVMLHAPDFLGYPDAIALAREHGDAVRDGLALKKAGNELMRVLGGREIHPVNVKVGGFHRLPTRAELAPVAASLERARELAIKLVRWVATFPFPELERDYEFVALRHPDEYPFNEGRLVSNRDIDIGIDAYESEFEERHVRHSTALHSLLRRRGAYLVGPLARYALNFDRLPAWLRELAGEAGLGPVCNNPFRSIIVRSLEIAYACDEALRLIAAYEPPALAAVPVEPRAGVGFGCTEAPRGICWHRYAFAADGTIDAARIVPPTSQNQSSMEADLVAVASSLLDRSDDVIRDGCERSIRNYDPCISCSAHFLKLSVERA; encoded by the coding sequence ATGGCGACTAAAAGAATCCACGTCGATTATCTCGCGCGCGTCGAAGGCGAGGGCGCGCTCGACCTGCGCATTCGCGACGGGCGCGTGACGTCCGCGCGGCTCGAAATCTTCGAGCCGCCGCGCCTGTTCGAGGCGATGCTGCGCGGGCGCGGCTATGCCGAGACGCCCGACATCGTCGCGCGCATCTGCGGTATTTGCCCGGTCGCTTACCAAATGAGCGCGGTGCATGCGATCGAGAATGCCTTCGGAGTGCGGGTCGACGGGCAACTCAGGGCGTTGCGCAGGCTGCTGTATTGCGGCGAATGGATCGAGAGCCATGCGCTGCACGTGGTGATGCTTCATGCGCCGGATTTTCTCGGCTACCCCGACGCCATCGCCTTGGCGCGCGAACACGGCGACGCGGTGCGCGACGGCCTCGCCCTGAAAAAAGCCGGCAACGAATTGATGCGGGTGCTGGGCGGGCGCGAAATTCATCCGGTCAACGTCAAGGTCGGCGGTTTTCACCGTCTGCCCACGCGGGCCGAATTGGCCCCGGTTGCCGCCAGCCTCGAGCGCGCGCGCGAGCTGGCGATCAAGCTGGTGCGATGGGTGGCGACGTTTCCGTTTCCCGAACTGGAGCGCGACTACGAATTCGTCGCGCTGCGCCACCCGGACGAATATCCGTTCAATGAGGGCCGCCTGGTCTCGAATCGCGATATCGACATCGGCATCGATGCCTACGAAAGCGAATTCGAGGAGCGGCACGTGCGCCATTCGACCGCGCTGCACTCGCTGCTCAGACGGCGCGGCGCCTATCTGGTCGGGCCGCTCGCACGCTACGCGCTGAACTTCGACCGCCTGCCGGCCTGGCTTCGGGAGCTGGCAGGCGAGGCGGGGCTCGGTCCCGTATGCAATAACCCGTTTCGCAGCATCATCGTACGTTCGCTCGAAATCGCCTACGCGTGCGACGAGGCCTTGCGGCTGATCGCCGCTTACGAGCCGCCGGCCCTGGCAGCGGTGCCGGTCGAGCCGCGCGCGGGCGTCGGTTTCGGCTGTACCGAAGCGCCGCGCGGCATATGCTGGCATCGCTACGCGTTCGCCGCCGACGGCACCATCGACGCCGCGCGCATCGTGCCGCCGACCTCGCAAAACCAGTCCAGCATGGAGGCGGACCTGGTCGCGGTGGCCAGCTCGCTGCTGGATCGATCCGACGACGTCATTCGCGACGGCTGCGAGCGCAGCATCCGCAACTACGACCCGTGCATTTCGTGTTCCGCCCACTTTCTCAAGCTATCGGTGGAGCGGGCATGA
- a CDS encoding oxidoreductase translates to MSERKRPRLAVWKFASCDGCQLSLLDCEDELLLLADAVEIANFPEASSATAGGTYDLSLVEGSITTEHDARRIRRVRRQSKFLVTIGACATAGGIQALRNFADIDEFVAAVYASPQYIDTLSTSTPISAHVAVDYELRGCPINKTQLLEVIAAFLAGRKPAIAAHSVCVECKQQGNVCVMVQGTPCLGPVTHAGCGALCPSFRRGCYGCYGPMETPNTASLARQWQTLGATRRDVFRALRTFNAAAEPFRKESEAHGD, encoded by the coding sequence ATGAGCGAACGCAAGCGTCCTCGGCTGGCCGTCTGGAAATTCGCCTCGTGCGACGGCTGCCAGCTCTCCCTGCTCGACTGCGAGGACGAACTCCTGCTGCTCGCGGACGCGGTGGAGATCGCCAACTTCCCCGAAGCGTCGAGCGCGACGGCCGGCGGCACCTATGACCTGTCGCTGGTCGAGGGGTCGATCACCACCGAACACGACGCGCGGCGCATCCGGCGCGTGCGGCGGCAATCGAAATTCCTCGTCACCATCGGCGCCTGCGCGACCGCCGGCGGCATCCAGGCGCTGCGCAATTTTGCCGACATCGACGAATTCGTCGCGGCGGTCTATGCCTCGCCGCAATACATCGACACGCTGTCGACCTCGACGCCGATTTCGGCGCATGTGGCGGTCGACTACGAATTGCGCGGTTGCCCGATCAACAAGACCCAACTCCTCGAAGTGATTGCCGCGTTTCTGGCGGGGCGCAAGCCGGCGATCGCCGCGCACAGCGTGTGCGTCGAGTGCAAGCAGCAGGGCAACGTCTGCGTGATGGTGCAGGGCACGCCATGCCTGGGGCCCGTCACGCACGCCGGCTGCGGGGCGCTGTGCCCGTCGTTCCGGCGCGGCTGCTATGGCTGCTACGGTCCGATGGAAACACCCAACACCGCATCGCTGGCGCGCCAATGGCAAACGCTCGGCGCGACGCGGCGCGACGTCTTCCGTGCCTTGCGAACCTTCAACGCCGCGGCCGAGCCGTTTCGCAAAGAGAGCGAGGCCCATGGCGACTAA
- a CDS encoding 4Fe-4S dicluster domain-containing protein, whose product MNQTPLAIGQTAILSRDGLQALIDGLIERRYRVIGPTVRDGAIVYDDIAGVQDLPAGWTDRQAPGSYRLERRDDQALFGYAVGPQSWKRFLHPPLELLFTAHLGQAGMTIEGGEGSEEGSGEAPQAPERFAFVGVRACELHAIAIQDRVFQEGAYVDQGYASRRAGTFIVALNCGTAGGTCFCASMQTGPKADAGFDLALTELHPWPEESGTPDAAGGDFLVEVGSEAGAALLGQVPHGPPSDAQLAAARAIVARTAGQMGRTMHTDGIKALLQDNPGHPRWAEVADRCLSCGNCTMVCPTCFCTTVEDHSDLAGASAQRVRRWDSCFTLDFSYIHGGSVRHTTQARYRQWLTHKLANWIDQFGTSGCVGCGRCITWCPVGIDITEEIDALRGAAEPAQRSSDGDPHGGT is encoded by the coding sequence ATGAACCAGACGCCTCTCGCCATCGGCCAAACCGCGATCCTGTCGCGAGACGGCTTGCAGGCGCTGATCGATGGCCTCATCGAGCGCCGCTATCGGGTGATCGGGCCGACCGTGCGTGACGGCGCGATCGTCTACGACGACATCGCCGGCGTGCAGGATTTGCCGGCCGGCTGGACCGATCGCCAGGCGCCCGGCAGCTACCGGCTCGAGCGGCGCGACGACCAGGCGCTGTTTGGCTATGCGGTCGGCCCGCAATCCTGGAAGCGCTTCCTGCATCCGCCGCTCGAGCTGCTTTTTACCGCGCATCTCGGGCAGGCCGGCATGACGATCGAAGGCGGCGAGGGGAGCGAAGAGGGAAGCGGCGAGGCACCGCAAGCGCCCGAACGATTCGCTTTCGTCGGGGTGCGCGCCTGCGAGTTGCACGCCATCGCGATCCAGGACCGGGTCTTTCAGGAGGGCGCCTACGTCGATCAGGGCTATGCCTCGCGTCGCGCCGGCACGTTTATCGTTGCGCTCAACTGCGGCACGGCCGGCGGCACGTGCTTCTGCGCTTCCATGCAAACCGGCCCGAAAGCCGACGCCGGATTCGATCTGGCGCTGACCGAACTCCATCCGTGGCCGGAAGAATCGGGCACGCCGGATGCGGCCGGCGGCGATTTTCTCGTCGAGGTCGGCAGCGAGGCCGGCGCCGCACTGCTCGGCCAGGTGCCGCACGGTCCGCCCAGCGACGCGCAGCTTGCCGCCGCGCGGGCCATCGTCGCGCGCACCGCCGGCCAGATGGGCCGCACCATGCATACCGACGGCATCAAGGCACTGCTGCAGGACAATCCGGGCCATCCGCGCTGGGCCGAGGTGGCCGATCGATGCCTGAGCTGCGGCAACTGCACCATGGTGTGCCCGACCTGCTTCTGCACCACCGTGGAAGACCATAGCGATCTTGCCGGCGCTTCGGCACAAAGGGTGCGCCGTTGGGACTCCTGCTTCACCCTGGATTTCTCATATATCCACGGCGGCAGCGTGCGCCACACCACGCAGGCGCGCTACCGGCAGTGGCTGACCCACAAGCTGGCCAACTGGATCGACCAGTTCGGCACTTCCGGCTGCGTCGGCTGCGGACGCTGCATCACCTGGTGTCCGGTAGGCATCGACATTACCGAGGAGATCGACGCGTTGCGCGGTGCGGCCGAACCCGCGCAGCGGAGCTCCGATGGAGACCCGCATGGAGGGACTTGA
- a CDS encoding FAD/NAD(P)-binding protein, producing MPANAFTPSVYRVARRRRELAGVVTLELAPLSGAPPAFAPGQFNMLYAFGVGEVAVSMSGAASDTDTFVHTVREVGAVSRALGQLRPGATLGVRGPFGTAWPVAAAAGTDVLIVAGGLGLAPLRPAIRAILAERARYGRVTILFGCRNPGEMLYRSELAQWRRRFDVDVEVTVDHAEPGWRGHVGVVPALIAQAEFDPRETTALVCGPEIMMRFVLSALRERGVADEHIYLSMERNMKCAIGLCGHCQFGPAFICKDGPVMRYDAIAGIFTVREV from the coding sequence ATGCCCGCCAATGCCTTCACACCGAGCGTCTATCGCGTGGCGCGCCGGCGCCGGGAGTTGGCCGGCGTCGTCACGCTCGAGCTCGCGCCGCTATCCGGCGCGCCGCCCGCATTCGCGCCAGGGCAATTCAACATGCTGTATGCGTTCGGCGTCGGCGAGGTCGCTGTCAGCATGAGTGGCGCCGCATCCGATACCGATACTTTCGTGCATACCGTCCGCGAAGTCGGGGCGGTCAGCCGCGCGCTCGGACAGCTCCGCCCGGGCGCGACCCTCGGGGTGCGCGGGCCATTCGGCACCGCCTGGCCGGTGGCGGCCGCCGCCGGCACGGACGTGCTGATCGTCGCGGGCGGGCTGGGCCTCGCGCCGCTGCGTCCGGCGATCCGCGCGATCCTCGCCGAGCGTGCCCGCTACGGCCGGGTGACGATCCTGTTCGGCTGCCGCAATCCCGGCGAGATGCTCTATCGCAGCGAGCTGGCGCAGTGGCGCCGGCGTTTCGACGTCGACGTCGAAGTCACCGTCGATCACGCCGAGCCCGGCTGGCGCGGGCACGTCGGCGTGGTGCCGGCGCTGATCGCGCAAGCGGAATTCGACCCGCGCGAGACCACCGCGCTGGTGTGCGGCCCGGAAATCATGATGCGCTTCGTGCTCAGCGCCCTGCGCGAGCGGGGCGTGGCCGACGAGCATATTTATCTGTCGATGGAGCGTAATATGAAGTGTGCGATCGGCCTGTGCGGACACTGCCAGTTCGGCCCGGCGTTCATTTGCAAGGACGGGCCGGTCATGCGCTATGACGCGATCGCCGGCATTTTCACCGTGCGCGAGGTCTGA
- a CDS encoding cyclic nucleotide-binding domain-containing protein, with protein MEGLEHILQEHPFFAGFTAEHLRLVAGCARNRRFDAEQYVFREGEPADEFFVIRHGRVALEIAEPGRAPVVFATLGQGEILGASWVVPPYRWMFDARAVALTRVIGIDAACLRGKCEADHDFGYEMMKRFLPVVTRRLHATRLQILDVYGKR; from the coding sequence ATGGAGGGACTTGAACACATTCTGCAGGAACACCCGTTCTTCGCCGGCTTCACTGCCGAGCACCTGCGGCTGGTCGCCGGCTGCGCGCGCAACCGGCGCTTCGACGCCGAGCAGTACGTGTTCCGCGAAGGCGAGCCGGCCGACGAATTTTTCGTCATTCGCCACGGCCGCGTCGCGCTCGAAATCGCCGAACCCGGCCGCGCGCCGGTGGTATTCGCCACCCTTGGGCAAGGCGAGATCCTCGGCGCGTCCTGGGTGGTGCCGCCGTATCGCTGGATGTTCGACGCGCGCGCCGTGGCGCTCACGCGCGTGATCGGCATCGACGCCGCGTGCCTGCGCGGCAAGTGCGAGGCCGATCATGACTTCGGCTACGAAATGATGAAGCGCTTCCTGCCGGTGGTGACCCGGCGGCTGCATGCCACCCGCCTGCAGATTCTCGACGTCTATGGCAAGCGCTGA
- a CDS encoding hydrogenase maturation nickel metallochaperone HypA → MHETGIAKDLVERLTVAAAQADALGIKQVCVWLGALSQFSPEHFREHFEEAARGTLAEHASLQIVTSHDPLDPNAQHVVLQSLELEVPDDEGEG, encoded by the coding sequence ATGCATGAAACCGGAATTGCCAAAGACCTGGTCGAGCGCCTGACGGTCGCCGCGGCCCAGGCCGATGCGCTTGGCATCAAGCAGGTGTGCGTGTGGCTTGGCGCGCTCAGCCAGTTTTCGCCCGAGCATTTTCGCGAGCATTTCGAGGAGGCCGCGCGCGGCACGCTGGCCGAACATGCGAGTCTGCAAATCGTCACCTCGCACGACCCGCTCGATCCGAACGCGCAGCATGTGGTTTTGCAGAGCCTGGAACTCGAAGTGCCCGACGACGAGGGCGAGGGGTGA
- a CDS encoding hydrogenase maturation protease → MMRCAAPSLRVCVIGVGNPDRGDDGAGPEVARRLAGRLPDGVRVLVRGGDMTLLSDDVAGIDALVCVDAAAPRGVPGRVSRIDSTETGLEALALQASPASSHAFGLAESLALADALGLAPRTTIVYALEGACFDPGAPLTPAVAAAVETVVERVIEEVERLRRAPSTEVPDA, encoded by the coding sequence ATGATGCGCTGCGCCGCTCCTTCGCTCCGCGTTTGCGTGATCGGCGTCGGCAATCCGGATCGCGGTGACGATGGCGCGGGCCCCGAGGTCGCGCGCCGGCTGGCCGGCCGCCTGCCCGACGGCGTGCGTGTGCTGGTGCGCGGCGGCGATATGACCCTATTGAGCGACGACGTCGCTGGCATCGATGCGCTGGTGTGCGTCGATGCCGCGGCGCCGCGAGGAGTGCCCGGGCGGGTCAGCCGCATCGACTCGACCGAAACCGGGCTTGAGGCGCTCGCGCTGCAAGCGTCGCCCGCGTCCAGCCACGCGTTCGGCCTGGCCGAGTCGCTGGCGCTGGCCGACGCTCTGGGCCTGGCGCCCAGGACGACCATCGTATATGCGCTCGAGGGCGCCTGTTTCGATCCTGGCGCGCCGCTTACCCCCGCCGTCGCGGCGGCCGTCGAGACAGTCGTCGAGCGCGTGATAGAGGAAGTGGAGCGGCTGCGACGCGCTCCGTCAACGGAGGTCCCCGATGCATGA
- the dapA gene encoding 4-hydroxy-tetrahydrodipicolinate synthase yields MLNANQLRGVMPAIPTPVNPDDTINESATRALIAYLLKQGVEGVVPLGGTGEYGSLPHAERIRMAEITVDAVGREVPVIAGVLDPGYYDALQAGKEFAAAGVDALLVLTPYYTNPTQAGIRDYFLRYADASPVPILIYEIPYRTRISIAPEVLHELSRHERIIGMKACNTDMYHFLRTIAGVDASFAVLSGEDTLFPLHVAAGARGGIVVTANLLPSAWRKMYRLASQGHTQQALEVHRQLMPLMNLAFSETNPGPMKSVIDLIGVNAPDLLAPLVAAAPALQASLRDELARQLAVFERQA; encoded by the coding sequence ATGCTCAATGCCAACCAGTTACGCGGGGTCATGCCCGCGATACCGACCCCGGTCAATCCGGACGACACGATCAACGAATCCGCCACGCGCGCGTTGATCGCCTATTTGCTGAAGCAGGGAGTGGAGGGCGTCGTGCCGCTGGGCGGCACCGGCGAGTATGGCTCGCTGCCGCACGCCGAGCGCATCCGCATGGCCGAGATCACCGTCGATGCGGTGGGGCGCGAGGTGCCGGTGATCGCCGGCGTGCTCGACCCGGGGTACTACGACGCGCTGCAGGCCGGCAAGGAATTCGCCGCGGCCGGCGTCGATGCGCTGCTGGTGCTCACGCCTTACTACACCAACCCGACCCAGGCCGGCATTCGCGATTACTTTCTGCGTTATGCGGACGCCTCGCCGGTGCCGATCCTGATCTACGAGATTCCCTACCGCACCCGTATCTCGATCGCTCCGGAAGTGCTGCACGAACTCTCGCGACACGAGCGCATCATCGGCATGAAGGCCTGCAACACCGACATGTATCACTTCCTGCGTACCATCGCCGGTGTCGATGCATCGTTTGCGGTACTCAGCGGCGAAGACACGCTGTTTCCGCTGCATGTGGCCGCCGGCGCGCGCGGCGGCATCGTGGTCACGGCCAATCTCCTGCCCAGCGCATGGCGCAAGATGTATCGGCTCGCCTCGCAGGGGCACACGCAACAGGCGCTCGAAGTCCATCGCCAACTGATGCCGCTGATGAACCTCGCGTTCTCGGAAACCAATCCCGGACCGATGAAATCGGTCATCGATTTGATCGGCGTGAACGCCCCGGACCTGCTCGCGCCGCTGGTCGCCGCGGCGCCGGCGCTGCAGGCCAGCCTGCGCGACGAACTGGCCAGGCAACTCGCGGTGTTCGAGCGGCAGGCGTGA